The DNA segment TTGTAGGAATTCAAAGTGCTATCAACTAACACTTGAGAAAAGATATATCCCCAAGTTCTTAGTTTaagcaaataaagtaaaaaattatattacagCTTGACAAACAAACGCATgcaataatttagaatttttctatTGATAAAAATCTAtgcttaatcttttttaaaaagatttttaaaaatatgtttttaaaagtaatctctacacccaacctggggctcagacCTATAGACCTGAGATCAAGAAAtacatgctccactgactcagccagccaggcacccctgtttaatcttaaaaaaaagccaacaactttttttttttaattttagagagagagagagagagagagagagagagagcaagagtgtgtgagcagggtagtggccagaaggagagagagagaatggcgagcaggcttcacgctcagtgtggagcctgacacagggcttgatcccatgaccctgggattatgacctgaaccaaaatcgagagttgaccactcaactgactgagccacctaggtgcccttaatctttttttaattcaatttttttggaGACCAATGTTAGTCTTAAGATgcaaataagttaaaaattttttctagcaATTGATCATTGTACTGGAATGCTAATACTAAAACAAATATCCTAAAGGATTAGTTTCAAAAAAGGAAGTTGAATACAGTAAGAGATCTTACCTCTTGTAAAATTTTTTGTGCATCTTCTTGTGTTTCAAAAGTGATGAAACCATACCtaaaaaatgcattaattattttctttagaacATTAGAGTTATactaagattaattttttttcttttaagcatggGTCACTGTAGTAGTGAGCAGTTTTCTAAGGTGCCCAGCATGCAAAATTTAAGAGAATCATTCACAGCTTAACACTGTCACCTCCTCTTAGAGTCaggacactaaaaaaaaaaaaaaaaaaaaaaaaacaacaaaccaggATCTTCAAACAGTTTCATATCTGACTTGTATATAAATCAGGAAAGCATGAAAGATTCAAGTTCTGGCTTACAAATTAGGATGCAATAAATTTTGGTAGAGAGACAtaatcaccttttaaaataatagaagttTGGCTTAAATAGGAATCAGAGTagggaaaaaaatttcaacacaaaatttttttaaattggtaaatgtttatttatatggaTGTATTATTATTAGCATATCTAAACTGATAATGCAATTACTCGTATTtcccaaagacaaataaaaaatatgtacatcCCAGACTTTCTACCTGCTGTTTGCATGGATAATTGTTACCTCCAGAGTACAATTCATATAATATTCaagatacaaatatattttgaatgcaaTGTCCAAAAAGCcaaaacagatacacaaaatgaTATGAAAGAGATAAAACAGTATATCCCTCTGCCAAGCATAATTTCTACTTAGGTAACTTAAGGAAACTAGAGTAGTGTTAAATATCTTGACTATTTTCTTCAATTCATAGTTACTGTATTATATAAAAAGTTTCTTCCTCTAAcaaagaatttctctttttctatttgcCCAAACATTAAACAAGGATTAAGGAAATACTTTTACACTAAATTTTTGATAGAACACATACACCACCCAGTGGAAAAGGCATAAAATACAGTTTACATATCTATGTTTTTAGTGGTAAAAAGTGGATATTACCAAAATATTGCAAATTCTATTAACCAAATACAAGAGCTACAATCTCACTTCTTCCTAATACTATTTGTCAGTCTGAGAAGTatctcatttgtttaaaaataacatctctcCAGGAACCCATCTCTTCCAAAGTGCTCACTTGACATTCTTACAAGTTGCTTCCCTCTAGTAGAATTTTCTATCTACCTTGTTAGTCCTTTCTCTTATGTATGTCCTGCCTCTCTTTCAAGAAAATGGACATAATCCTTCACTGATCTCCACTGTCTTAcccatttttttcccatggatattttattttatttttttaaattttattttttatttttaaaaatttacaaccAAGTTCTGTCTTACCCATTTTAACTTTGCTATCAAACTTCTTAAGTAAGTACACTATGTAAACTACGTCTTCTCTGAGATTTGGCTTTTGTATAAACCAGTCCACTGCAATAGCTCTAAGGTCGTTAGCCATTTCTAGACAAATCCTCCTGATTTCTTCccaatttttattctctttgatttgGCAATTAAAAATCATTCTCTTTAGAGTTATATTTCTCAGGTTAGTTCCTTATCTCTATGTCTAAAGCAGGCACACAATTCCAAGAGCATCTGATTCCTTTAGCTTCTGGTTCCTTAGCTACTGGACATTAGTTACCCAACATTAAATGCTTGCTACATAACATTGAATAGTTCCTCAGCCAATGCAAGAATAGCTTCCTAACAAATTAAGGAATATTATAGTGTCCTCCCCCAtgccaaaatacacacacacacacacacacacacacacacacacacacactgcagattaaaggcaagaagaaagaagagagcatgaaattctctttttaaaaaatggaatcaaaataAGTTAGCATACCAAATCTAATAAgccaataaaaatacaattgttaATTCTATGTACTATCTATAGCAATACTAACCCTTTGGACACTCCAGCTCTGTCATTTACAATCTTCACTTCTTTTACAGACCCatactgggaaaaaaattttcttaaatcattttcatttgtctaaaggaaaatgaaaacacaaaaaattgcttttaatggcttttaaaatatcctctaattgctaaaaaatgaaacaagtctTATGCTTGTTTTGGAGACAGAAAAGATTGTAAACAAATAGTAATATAAACGTAAGAATGCCTCTCAGCATAAAAACAGTATATAAAACCACTAAATTATTAAAACCAATGTAAATACATTGCTTTATGCAGTAACTATGATGTTAAACTATtataatcaatgaaaaaaatttaagctgaattgctttaaaaacaaaaagaaagttcaCTCATATTTAAAGGAATTCTTGTTGGCCAGTTAAAAAAATAACGAATTAGGCACGGCTATAACTATAGTAAGGGCATATTACTATTGTTTTTTGTGGCTCAGAGAGGCCCATGGTCATGGCAGTGGAACTAAGTTGTTGGTGTATACCAGTCCCTCTATTTTAATCAGCAGTCTCCAGGAACAGTAAGGTCTTAGGAAAGgaatacatttctaaaagtaCTTGAACTCAATTTGTGATGTCAATGAAGTAGCTACAAGATTTAGAGTTTTTAGATAGTTTATCTGTACTCAACATACATTTTAGCTAAATAATGACatcataatattcaaaataaaaatctgaatcaTCATTGGACTATAATACACAAGATATCTACAAAGATGGTTTTAACTGCAGTAGTCTCATAATACactcattttatcttttcctacAATATTCACACTAAATTCATCgtaatttcattttctggttCAGGTATAACTACCCCATGGAAACTTTAAATATCTTTAGAAAAGAATTTCTTTATATACACAGAAAAAGGCATGCCCAACAGCAGTGCTATGCCTCTTATATACATTATCAGGTTTTAGTTGGTAGCCTACAGCCTGGTAAATTGGATGATGACAAATACTGAGATAATCTTAAGAATAACTAAATGCCTCTTATTTCAATAAACTCAAATGGAACCAATGCCAGAAGAATTTCTGTTAGAGATTTGAAAACAATTCAAACTATTCTCTGATAGAAGAATCACTAGTTCAATTTTGCAGCTCTACTTCCTAGTTGAAAAATAAGGAGACAAAGTCAAGATGATTAAGTATCAAGAGGGATGGGCTATAAGCTTCCAAaaagaagagttttaaaaagtttgacaCTGTTTGCTACTACAGAAACCCATCCAGGAACCCATCTCTGGATGTTCATTTCCTTGTTGTCATTTGTCTATGGTTTTGGAAACGGTATAAGTATCAGGGAGGGAACCCTAGCCATTACCTTAAAGGTACAACTGTGTTCTAACAATGGCCTCTTAAGTTCATAACGTAGCTGATAAAATTCAATAACCTAGAATAGCCTAACCATatgaatatttccatttattgataatttatttaaaaatatactgtttaTGATATAAATTAATTCTGAACAAAAATACTCAACTTGAATATTTATGGTCagccattaatatttttcatagaaacagaaaatctttttaaaattagcatttcattataaatcatttttattcatgtttagtGAACCAATGACATACTtgcttaaaaatcattattttgacaaatacacaaatacagtATGTGTATCATTTctcttgagaagaaaaaaagtattttcatccAAATTGCAAAAGACTGATTATAGGGAAATAGTGAGTAATAAATGTCAAATTTATTTGACACATCTTTggcacaaagattttttttaattaagaaagacAACTATCCCTGtaattttcaatatataatatGGAAACTTGGAAATCTTTCTACATATCCACTTAGAAGTAAGGATATTCCACTTAAAATAGCATGCAGACCTTTCCTATAGGTGTTTACTACTACCTCCCAAATGGGGGTGCTAAAACATCTCACAAACTAAGCTTCTCTGAAAGAGTAGAATGACTGATTACATTATTAAAGTGTATTAATGTTAAGATGTTttattctgacatttttttttgtgaTCAGATTCTAAATTAGATGGTGGAAAGCAATTTTGATGCAAGTTTAGGAGGTTATTCAATAGGAACTTGAGAATAAAGTTGggataaagaaacaaattcataggactaaattttgtgtttttttaaaaaattgcgtttttttttgaaattattaccatgcattactttttttttggagTATGACATAATAAAGTATAATTAGTGTGGTATGGTGAAATAAGGAATATGGAACTATGAGTCAAAATAGTGGGATTCTAGTCTTCACTCTGTCACGAAGCAGCTAGGAGCCTACAGATATATCagtgagcctcaatttccttgtaTGGGAAATTACACATATTCTTTTTAACCAACACTGGTATTGAAAAGATTCTTTATAGTAAGATAATGTGAAACCTACTAATCATTATGGAAATAGCAATTGTTATTTTTGCAGTTGTACAAAaattttctgagaaataaaataacttctaatGCAAAAAATACACTATGTTACATGCATAAATAGGTACCTTAAAGTCAATTCCTCCTACAAAGATGCGATTAGGGATCACTGTTCCATATCTTGGGGCACTTGTTGGGTTATTCAAAGGCACAGGTGACACAGGATTAGGGGATGGAGATAATGAATCTGTTTGCGTCTGATTTGATGTTTgctgtaaaataaaattctattaaacTTTTAGCATTGGGTAGAAGTTTGATGCAGGCTGAAAACAATATCTTTCAAAAAGATGAGTCATTTAgacaaaatgtaatattttagactttaattttagtttaatatTATGAAGATTATAATTAGAATACTTTTTTTGGAGCAATAAAAATATGGGAAATGTAGAATCTACTCCACTACAGAGAAAATCttaattacttaaaatgtttctgtgaattattattaaatatacaatttaaatattataaatattgagGAATATTAAActcaaaaaacagaaagagaaaagcagccctGACAGCTGGGAACTGGCTTTGTTCTGGTGTTGTTAGGAGTTGGCCTCGAACTCACAGCTAGGCTATGGTTGTTCTCTTGTTAACAGGCATTAGGCAAAGTTACTCTGTGATTGTGATGGAtcacaacaaaaacaagaccatTCCATAACCATGTCAGAACTctgacaaaaacaaaagcattgtCCAAACCATAAGAATGACCAAACAGCCCTCTATTCTGGCTGATATGTATAACTGCTCCATCTTTATCAATCACAGCTTTGGCTTCAAtctatttttcttgccttctagATAAGAATTAGCAGAATTACTCCCACTTTCTGACAACATGCATCTCACAGTAAAGCCGTTCTTCCTTAAACCCTATCTAAAAAGAGCTTAACACAAGTCTAAATCCCATAGTAAGTTCTTTTCTAGCACCCTCTTACCAAAAGGCTCCATGGTGCATGCTCTTCCTTGTGGCAACAATTCAATACACCCAACTTTAGTGAACTACAGTATGTTCCTGGTAGTCTTTGGCTAAAGGGCACTGACATAAATTCTGACATTCAAGTTCACTGTTTTTTAACTCTAAAGTCAAAGTTTTAAATGCACTTGTCAATTTGAAGATTGAActgattttgtaaagaaaaaagaaatttacatacCTATATCTCATAGGCATAAATTTTTATACCAAAGATTGAACTCAGTACATACATGTTCATAATTCTAAGTTGGGGGCCTAATTTAGATtctaataaacatatattaacatatatgcCTTTGCATAATGGCAAGATGGTAAGCTCTTAACCTACATCTGAAAAAAACAAGACTTGAGAATAGAATTTTGAAGAGAAACCAATTTAAGCACTTGCTAATTATTTTCGTTCTGGGAACATTAAATAGGCTTCTCAGACAGTCTAATGTACTAAATGAGTATGCTTCAAAAATCTTGGTTTCAGAATTTCAATTCTCTgagaaacaaatacatgaaaatgaatttCCAACATAGATAATGGAGTTGTTCTTTTTCATAGTTGCTCTCCTGTCTCACTTAATTGGCCAATAAAACCATGATCCCTAAGTCAATCCTTCAAGATATACAGAGAAATGACTAGGCCAGTAGTGACTACAGGGCTACAGGCTGGACCTCATTGCGTTCCATTCTGCATCTAGTGTTAAGGAGGAACAACACAAATTCCTAAAAAGGGAGTTCATAAAAACACCTATTAACCCACAGAAAAATCATCACATTTAATAACGGCTATGTGGTAGTTTCCAATTATAGAAATTGGGGAACCAATCTTAAAAGCATTCTCTCTGGGCATTTGGAGGTTATTTGTAACTTCAGTCACTTTACTTCTAGGATGTAGTGCAGAGAATGATGATTTTGGGatgcttagttttatttttcaactgtgGATTTGCATTGCTAGAGATAATAGCATAGCTCTAGTAGATACAATCTTGTCTGTTTACagattgtaaaattttaaaaatcagtcttcatgaaattttcttctgaaaaacaagTTCGACAGATGAATTCATTTGTTCtccaatttgtttaaataaaagtcattccattatttttcacagagaaaggACATGAACAAAAGTGAACAGGTGCTTTATTTCCAATCTTGAGAAACTAGTTAGATGATACcgagaaaggaaaaacatcaaCTTTTTATATCCTGttcatttcattctcatttcTAAGGCTCCTGCTGTACTGTGGGTTCCTactgccttatttttcttcttaccaCTTATCACTTTCCAACATACTATATAGTTTACATATGTTTATTGCTTACCACTTTCCAATGTAGTGCAATGTTCATATGGGAAGGGATTTTgcctattttgttcactgatcATTTAAAGTGGAGATGGtacatagcaggtgttcaataaataatttgttgAACAAACGAATGAATCACTTCTCCCTGCTCATGATATCCCAACCATTAGGCAGAGGGTTTAAGAATACAATATGAAAAGAACCTAGAAAATATCTTAATGTTAGTAGTGACAAGGCTTAAGCCGAAATATCTCAATTCCTCAGAGAAGGTTGGCGATGCACTGAGCTAATAAAGCCTCAGATTCCACCGGTAATAATTTTGCAAATGTATGAAAAGCACTTAGGCAGGTGTTGTTAGATTAGAAGTAAGGGTTCTTAGTTTAGCAAAACTTCTAGCACTaaagagtttattaaaaatttccttcAGAGTAATGTGCCCTCACTGCCTCCATCCCTTGAGAATTAACCTCGAAATCTATCATCCACTTTGCCAGCGAAGACAACGGGAAGAGGGCAGGCTAACCGTCGCAGTCAAGGCCTCGAAGCTCCTTCCCCTCCGAGGCCAGCAAGCTGAGGCGCTGTAGGATATGGCCGCTGCGACAATTTCCTCGGGTTCTCTCGGGTCATCGTGAACTTGGGCACTGACACGAggatccaccccctccccaccaaagtGCGGGAGGGAAAAGAAGGCTAGCCAGCGAGAAATTTTGACCCGCAAACCCGCCAGAAGCAGTGGCTGGAACCCTCAACTGCACCGACCCTACGGTGGCCTCGAGCGTCGGCAACAACTCGGCACTCACGTGGCGCGCGCTGATTGGCTGCcagaggggcgggggcggggcacagTGGCACCTCGCCTCAGCGCCTCAGCTCCTCAGGCCTGCTTCgtctcccgcccctcccccacccggccCTCAGCGTCTCGGGCGCACACCCGGTATTAAAGTGTCCGGGTCCGTCCAGGGCCACGGTGCCCCACCGCTCCCTCCAGGTCTCTCCGGCCTTCCGGTCCCCACTGACTAGCCAGGGAAAGGCGGTGTCAGCCGCCCTGGCAATCCCTTGCGGTGGGCGTCTGGGCGGAGTCCGGCCTGAGCAGGCGTCAAAGACGGTGCCGAGCCCGGTTTCGGCGGGAAAGCTGTTTTTCTACCCCAGCCCCGCCTGTTGTACAGGACCCGGCCACCGCCGCCTCCTGAAACCTTCCGGCCATTTCCGAGGTCCCCCAGCCAGCCTACACCCGGTCCTGGCCTGGTGGTCCCACCTTCCCGACCCCACGACCCGATCCGACGGGGCCTGGAGGGAGGCCGCTCTTCACGGTGGTCGATGGGGCATCCTGTCCACGTTTCTTCCCGAAAAAATAGAGGGCATTTGGGCCCTAGACTTCACAATTCCAGCCCCTCAGGAACGGAGTCCACGTTGCTCCTTCCCCTTGCTATCCCGGGGCCGGAGGCCCTGACTGCCGTACTCACCGTCCCGGACTCGGTCTCCATCTTCCTCTACGCTCTTCAGAACCCAGGGGAAAGGATCAGAAACCTGAAGTTTGAAAGCACCTTCACACCAAGGAAGCAACACCACGTTTCCCGACGGACACTCCCCCTGGCGGCGACGGCGGCAGTGGCAGCTGCAGGGGCGCAGGCTCGGACCCGGGACCTGAACCTGCCACCCGgtaggggggggtggggaggagcaggcgACGTCGCCtcgggcggcggggcgggcgggcgcaGCAAGCCGGCGAGCGGCGCGGGCGGGCGGTTTCGGCTGTGGCCCGTGGTCGCGGAGCTGGGCCGTCTGGGGAGGGAAGAGCGTGCAGCAAGTCGGGGCGGACGTGTGGTGTGCAGACGAGGGCTCGGCTCTGGGGCCACTGTCGCCTGCTTTCGGACggctggggaggagagagcgAACGGTTATGCAAAGCACCATGCACCGCacactttcctctcttctcccctttggAGGAAAGTCGGCGTCTGGGACTGGTGGGTTTCGAGAGGTTGACGTGACCTCAGGCTTTACTAAGCAGCAAGAGGCCGGTTGAGGGGTGACTTCGGAAGGCTGGTGCAGGGCCAGGAGGACGGTTTCCAGAGTCAAACTCTGACCCCCCCGGGCCTGACGCGCCAAACTCGGGGACTCCCGAGAAGCCTGGGACTCCGCGCTGCACCTGTTGTCGCCGTCACTCATCCCCGCTAGCGGgcggggcggcgcgggcggcTTGGCTGGGACCCGCCGCGCAGCCCAGTCTGGGCCTCGGCGCCCGTCACAGGCTGGCGCCCGGAGCAGCTCCCGCGGGCCCCTCGCGGCTGAGCACCGCCCGGCCGGCCGCAGCAACAGCCTTGAGAGCCGGTCTGCCACGAGGCCACCCGCTCGCCAGAGGGGGTGAGCACTGTGAGGCTTGACTGGAGCGGCTCCGGCGGCCTTGGGATAGCCTTTGAAAGAGTACTTTGTAAAAAATATCTGTGAAAGGTAGCTGAGAGTTCTGTATATCGCCGCTATAATACATAATgtaatattatacacacatatatggtatataaatatataatatataagcggtatataatatataatcaagTTGTAAATAATTACAACTAAGTAAACATGTAATAATGCTGATGATTATTGCACCTACCATTTATCAAGAATTCATTTTGTGCCAGTCACAGTGCTTTATAATCAATATCATTTCATTGTTCTCACAGAAACCCTTCAAATAGATACTACTGTATCTGTAGATACAGAGCTAAAGCTATAAGAGATTTAAGTATAAGAGCTAAAGAGCTAAAGCTCTTAAGAGCTAAAGCTATAAGAGATTTAACTGGGATCTCTCTGACGATTCATGAGCTTAAccattaaaacaatgaaaaaaaatttttttaatgttttatttatttttgagacagagagagacagagcatgaaagggggaggatcagagagggagggagacacagaatccgaagcgggctccaggctctgagctgtcagcacagagcccgacgcggggctcgaactcacggaccataagatcgtgacctgaaccgaagtcggatgctcaaccgactgagccacccaggcgcccctaaaattttttttttaaaaaaatatttatttattcttgaaggagagagagagcgagcagaggagggagacccagaatctgaagcaggctccaatgctctgagctgtcagcacagaacccaactccgGGCTTCagctcatgagcagtgagatcttgacctgagccagagtccgatggtctactgactgagccacccaggtgccccatgagctTAACCATTTTGACATGTGCTTTTACAAAGTTAGCCATAACAACtattaaaaatgacattaataATAACTTTTGTACTCTCTGTTATAAAAGTTtgtgttattttactttaaagataAACGTTCAAAAATATGCAGTATGACTTAATTTGTAATCTGTACAGAGATTAGCTCTTCATattatttaccaaaaataaaataggaagcaTAATTTTTTCACTGAATACAGTTATTCAGTCATTAGTTTTGCATGCAATTTAAGCTCATTTTAGGTTTTAGTTTCTGTGGAAACATAAAGGACAAACCTATTCAAATTAATACTCATATTCTAGAGCAAAATAGTTTTGCTGTTCAATAACagaactgattttgtttttttttttttttcaattgtaatGATGGGTGTGAGTAGTTATTACTATCCCCTCTTTTGCCCAAGTCTTTAATTGGCTGAAAACCCTTCCTTTTGAAGACTGTCTTCACCATAAAAGGTGTTCGGTGTGTAATACACAAATTAACACAATTTAGGGGATATTAACTGTATTTCAAGGCCCCTGTTAGGTACTAGGGGGATATACTGTATTTACAGTAGATAATTAttctgcttctcttttcattGTTAAAGCAAAggaatttttggttttaaattttggatAAATCATgtaaaagtatacaattcaacTAGTAGACATTATAGAGTTCCTATTGTGTGTAGGACCTAATATTAGGCTGTATGTTATGGGAGATAGGAGGATGAACAAGATCAAATCCTCATCTTGCGTGTTTTTCAATCtagaaggggagaaaagactaGTTGCTCAAAAATAGTAATGACACCTAAATGTGCTTATAATTAATAAGACATAAGCAGAACAGGATAAGTGATATATGAACTGTGATCAAAGATCTATGGGAGCATAGAGGACCATATAGTGGAGCACAATGTCCAGGGCTGGGTAAAAGCTCCATCAGAACTGATATTCTGGTCTGGGTGGGAAGGTGAAAGGAAAGATACTGAATCCCTGTCATCTATTCAGCATTAGGCTAGGCTAGGCACATTCTTTTTTAGTTACcattcttgcttgctttctctctttctctttggaaatCTAAGCCTTGGAAAGGTAAAAGTGACTCAGGTAGTTACATTGTTAGTAACTGGTAGATAGAGTTTTCAAAACTTGGTTCTATTTGACTCCATTTGCCCATGCATAGTGTACTCTGCCATGTTATTTATACCGTGGTAATGACTTAGAATTTTATTCTGGAGACTTTGCAAATAAAGGGCCATTGAAGGTTGTTGAATCAGGAAGTTACAAAATCAGAGCCAAAATTTATATTCTCAGATTAGaggaacagtttttaaaagactgGAAACAGAATTGAGTCAGGTGCATACTACTCTAGTGAAAAATAATGGGGATCTAAACAAAAGTAGCAGCTCTGAGAATAAACTACTGGCAAAGGGTTAAGGAGAAACCAGAGAAGAACTGAAACTTGGACGTGGTGATGATGGGGAGGGGTTGGTGAGGATGGTTCAGAAGTTTCAAGTTTCAAATCCTGGAGATGTCATTgacaaagataaatataaaagtgcAACACATAACAAATTGCAAACCTAACATCCCATTTGCTTATATTTCCGGCCAGCATCCCAACAtctctcatctttttctttcacacaGTCTGCTAAAAGTATAGTTCCTGTTTCAGAGATTTACCCAAAGCTGCCTTCCCTCTTGCTTGCCTTCCATTGCTGGCAGTTTTCCCATTACTGCCTCTTGAGTCTTCTAGCCACAGATTCTAACTCCTAATATCTATTTTAGGCAGTCCTTTTCTCAATAACCCTTTGGATGTGTGCTCTAGCTTATAGGCCTAGATAACCATTTGTGGGCCTCCTGTGGGCCAGGCTTTACCCTAA comes from the Acinonyx jubatus isolate Ajub_Pintada_27869175 chromosome C1, VMU_Ajub_asm_v1.0, whole genome shotgun sequence genome and includes:
- the LOC113595065 gene encoding uncharacterized protein LOC113595065 — its product is MSDGDNRCSAESQASRESPSLARQARGGQSLTLETVLLALHQPSEVTPQPASCCLVKPEVTSTSRNPPVPDADFPPKGRREETVRKQATVAPEPSPRLHTTRPPRLAARSSLPRRPSSATTGHSRNRPPAPLAGLLRPPAPPPEATSPAPPHPPLPGGRFRSRVRACAPAAATAAVAARGSVRRETWCCFLGVKVLSNFRFLILSPGF